The nucleotide sequence GTTGTATTATTACATATGTTCCACCTGTCAGCTCATCCCTAGCTGTGATCCTATGCACAATTCCCCTCTATTTAATGAAGTGGGAGTGCATTCTGCATAAGCGTGCAGAAGATTGTGCCTTTAAACTGCTGTCAAGATGGAGCTAGAATGTGCTCCTTTAAAAACAGGCCAGAAGGTTTATGTTTGCTttgagtattttattttattttatttataaaaaaatttatataccacagtATCATAGAAATATATCACAGTAGTTtactacaatataaaaacatatggtaaaatcacaaaaaattaaaagcaagttAAAAGCAGAAGAGTTAATAACAAACACCATGCCCATCTCTTTTATGTTTTAGCACATGCTGTACATATCACCTTTCTGCATGGGTTATGTAATGGTTTCATAAGCATGACACCACCTTCTCACAGTTCTCAGCAAAGGATTAAACACCATGGTGATGTAACAAGGCTCAAATGTTGATGGGATCTTTAAATGCCGCTTTTGTGTCAGAAATGCTTTGCTCTTTTGTTTATTTCTATAGTGTTAATCGTATTAGAACATTGTCCCTTACCACACTATGGGCAAGCAGGGCCGGCACCCTTATGAGGTGGACTGAAGCAGGTCCCTCAGGAGCAGAATCCTGCCACTACCTGGGGTTGTGTGGTGGCAGCTTCGAGCAAGATCTCATATAAACAGAGTTTGTTGcaaaaattattttgaaatatatatatgaaaaattatttacagtttatttatagtatttttatattatttcttGCAATTACACTTATGATTCCCTCGCCCTTTTATAACAACAATTTTTTTGCAGTTCATTGCAGTTCTTTTTGACATGTCTGAGTTGTTTTGCATGTTCACGTAAAAACAGGTTGGAGGACAAAATTGCTTTGCCACAAGTGGGGCCTACTGGAGTCCTCCTTTCTGCTCTCCTGATAGCTCCCATAATCAGTTTGATctcagctgctctggttcatctgTTCCAGTCTGACATGTTAGACAAGGCTGACCTCTGGCCCCCAAAATGAAGGTAAAGATGCAAGTGATTATGAACAACCGCAAAAGGTGTGGCATTTTGGCTTTACCTTGACTTTTACAATATCACAGTTACAGGTGTACCAAATACCATAGATATTACTTGCTGCATTACATATAATCACAAATGTTAAGATGAGGGTGATTTCTTCTCCCAtatatctgtcaatttctgtCAGTTTCCATAAACATGACTCCATATAGCAGGTTTCTCAAGGGCACCCTTTTGTTTAATGGACATTTGAATGGTTGTGTTTCATTGTGTCTGCAGGGTAATGATGCGGAGTTCTCTTGCTCTTGTTCCAACCATCTCTTACCACACTTTGGTGTAAAGTCATCCATTAGATCAATCAATTGCTCCTAAAAGTTGTTCTTCAGCAAATGTCTTATGTGAAGCTTATCCTTTCACTTTTGATAAACCACCCCAGGGAGTGGGCACAAAATATTTATGCCAGGTGCCACCTCACTGGGCCAAGTGAACTAAAAAtcaaaggaagaactttcttggaCAACGCCTATAATCCTTAAATTGTGCACAGCCTCCAAATTGCTTCATAAGAGGGCTGATTTTGAACCTAAGTTGTGATGTTTTTGAAATACCTGTCCATTAACTATCACATTTCTGTTCCACACAGCTTCTAGAACTTTGGCAAAACATGACACCATCCTCTCACAGTTCTCAGGAAATAATTTGATACCACAATGATGTAACAAGGCTCAAATGTTCCTGGGATGTATTAAATGTCTTCTTTTCTGGCAGAATTATTCACtcttttgcttatttgttttctaTAGCTATAATTGTGTTAGAAAACTCTCCCATAATGAATCAGAAACAGCATGCAGAAGAGTATCAGATAATGTGGTCTTCAATTCTTGATTCAAAATAGGCTTTCAAACAATTATCTTTAAGAAGAGGACAACATCTTACAGGGCAGTTGTCAAACTCCTTTGGGGTGGGGATACCCTGTGGGTCTGACCACAGACTCCATCACACAATTCAAACAGAGGATTAGTCAGTGTTGTTCACACAAAACATAACCCACAGTCAGTAGCAGTACTGAGACAAACTCCTGCTAGAAAGAACAAATATTGTTCCTTGAAGACCAACCTTGACTGCCCAATATATAGGATAAATGCAAAGCCCTACACATAAGAATGATGCCTCTCTATTTTCTTGGCATAAATTCTTCTTTCACCCCTCAGTAATGCTGTCCTTGAATAACAGCACATCTGtatgaaatgtgaaattacaggcATACCCCTTCAGAGTGCAGTTGCGTTGTTTTCTGGTTATGTATTGCGCAAGTGTATCGGCGGTAATTCCATGGCACCTTATTTTTGAAAGTGTGACATTTTGAAATCAGATAGGTCTTTTGGCTAAAAAAACGGTATTCAGTTCTTCAATTCCCCCCAACCCCTTTTGGGCCTAATCCAACACAATGTTTATGAGATTACTTTCAATTACTCTGACTGGAAGTTCTTTGTATAGAGCCACATCCCTATATACAGCTGTGTGACAGAACAAGGGTTCTTCATCTGATTCTCTCTGATCACAGATCTTATTAAAAGGAAGGCTTTGGCTTTCAGCCTCTCCGCAGTGCTTTCCACTCACAGTGACTTGTGGGCAAGTAAGAGGAGAAAATgaccacacacaggaagaagttTATTGCCTTAATAGATAAGGCAATGGCTGATGCTGAAACGATGGCACCCGAAGAGCTAGTGTTTTCTTACAAGGGGCTTTTGTATCCAAGTACTGTTTGCAGCCTTGAGACCTTCAAAGCTCTTGAGTCCTTTGAAGCAAGGAGTGATGACGTTTTCCTAGCAGGATACCCCAAGTCTGGTAAATATCATTTGCTTGCTATAAACAGATGTCATGTTCAGAATAATTCTGAACGGTGGTTTGGGAGGGGTGGGAGGGGGCTTAGCTCACACTGTTCAAATGAAATGTCCAAGGACCCGTCCCTGATATGTCAGAGATATCAGGGCCAAAATATGTCACAGCTATCAGGACAAATGATTTGTGATTaggaatcaaataataataataataataataataataataataataataataatttattatttgtaccccgcccatctggctgggtttccccagccactctgggcggcttccacaaagaccaaaaatacactaagatctcacacattaaaaacttccctgaacagggctgccttaagatgtcttctgaatgtcaggtagttgtttatctctttgacatctgatgggagggcgtttcccctcccatcagatgtcaaagtaacCATGAGGGAAGAGGCAACTAGACTGCAGTGCTGGTAAGGGGTGGTTTAGCTTCTTCCTCAACAACATTTTCAGGATTAAAAtgtcaccctcccccccaaaaacccacctTGCTCTTCCCTACTTACGCTGGTACCTGCAATATATCTATTTTCGATCAGGACTAATAGTAGATGAGGAGATTTCATGCATAAAGGGCCACTGAACTTCACTCCTTCAGTGTGACAATATTAATCTGATATTGCCACAGCCatggcagtttttttaaaaaaaagaaaaaaaagatcatAATCATAGGAAATCACAACCACAATATCCACTACTGCACCTGCAGTGCACATCCATCCATGCCaccaggggtttttgtttttaaagtctttGCCTGGTGTCAAAATGACAAAAGTTTATTTTGAGAGGTGGTAATAAGACATGTGTGATATGTGTActgtttccatttttacaattattttattaattcattcattaTATTTATGTACTtttcataaaaagaaaaagttcCCTGGTACATTAGCCCTGATAACTGTTTAATCATTGTAGCTGTGAGGTAAAAACGTCACATTCCCTCTCTCCACTTTTCAGGTACAAACTGGGTTGGTCAGATCCTAACAGATTTAGTACTAACATCTGCAAATAATGAAGAGACAAGTAACCTGAATAATGAAGAACTGGAAGAATTTCCTTATCTTGAAGTTGGAGATCCAGAGAAGTACCAGGTGGGTAAAAATGTGTTTACTAAGACTGTGGAAAGGGACTCTGATTTATTCCAGTGAATTCTCTTTTATTAGTGACAGCTTGTATGGTATATATAACATGATAAAGATGGCATTGTACCAGGGGATGAACTTTATATATCAATCTAGAAAGATGTTCTTTCATTCCAGAAAGATGCTGAACCATTTGCAACTATATACCATTTTCGAGCCTTTTCTTCACACAGTTGTTGAGAAAAGCTATCCCAAATGCCCTTAAATTATTTTTCTTGATCATCTTCTCTATCATCAACTTTTAGGaagcaatcctgtacacacccctgaactcaatggggctcactcctgagcttatatatatatagggtTGCACTTCATTGTTGATTTTCAAAGCTCTGTTTAACTTTCTGTTTGAAATGCTAAACTTTATTTACTGTCTCTCTGCCCCATACAATTTACCAAAGAGAATGGCAGATTTACCCTCTCGAAGAGTCATATTTACCCACCTCACTCCTCAAAATCTTCCTGCATCGGTCTTCAAGAATAAAGCCAAGGTGAGTGAGTCTTCATGGTGTGGAGAACTTGGACTgatttagttacaggtaggtagccgtgttggtctgccgtagccgaaacaaaataaaaaaaatcattccagtagcaccttagaggccaactaaatttgttattggtatgagcttttgtgtgcgtgcacacttaagaagtgtgcacgcacacgaaagctcataccaataacaaacttagttggtctctaaggtgctactggaaggaatttttttatttagtaAATCAGGAAATTCACGGACATATCTGGAACACTGCAGCAGCAAGCAGTGTCTGCATGGAAACTGGCAAAATGTCCGGGGGGAAACGTGCAATTTCTTTGTGATTTTGCAAATTTTTCTGTCAGGagattcactttttgaaataagaCCACGCTAGATTTACTAAGCTCTCTAGTGGCTCATTGTCCATTTTAGAGTTTCAATGGCATGTTATGAGGTGTTCTTGTGACAGCCAGTTTTAGtctgctgttgttgctttgcAAGAAGCCTCACTTGGCACTAACTTGTTGACCTTTTCAGTGCTAGGTGAAAACCTTTCAATTCAACCAGGACTTCATTTAATAACTTAGGTAACctgggcttttgttttttaagtgtttaTTTCTAATTTTGAACGAGGTTTGCTTTTGTTGTATACATGTAGATTTTTATttatggctttatttattttgtatttacattaggtcttctccttctccttcgtATTATGTATTATAAGCCACAATATGTCTTGTAAGAGTTATGGGACAGCATGCATATGCCAACAAATAAGCaagcaaataatatttttattacaaCAGTTTTGTTAAAACCAGCTTTGTAAACATTATAAATATTGTTTTTTACTTATAGATACTGCTGCTCATTAGAAATCCAAAAGATGTGGCCACCTCGTTTTACCATTTTGTCAATCGGTTATCTCCTCTTCCCTCTTACAATACCTGGGATGACTTCTTTACAGCTTTTATGAATGGACAAAGTATGTTCCCTCATTTCCCAACTGAATGCATTGAGATTTATCTGTAGATAACTAtgcaaaaaaaagcactgtaggcCCATCAGAATGACTGCATTAATTTGGATCAATATCACAGTTTGATCAATTTAGTCTAGGGGTAAGGGAGCTTTTTGACCTGGTGGGACAACTCTGGTCCACAACCTGGACCACAACCTGGTTGCTAAACCTGGCCCACAACACCCTGTGGACCAGGTTGGGCAAGTGAGCGGGACACCTACTCAGCCATCTGATGTCACAATCGGTTGTTGTGGGACTTGGAAATGCGAAGTCCCTTTTGGCTAAACCTCACCTTTACCTGCCCTTAAGTCAACAGGGCATGGCTTGACTAAAATAGCCTCAGAGGTGAAAAAGAAGGACTTggcaggccaaatttggcccacaaaATCCAGAACACTTTTGCGTCATTGGGTTGGGTTTTATTTCTTATGCTTTGAACTTAGATGACCACTATTCATCATCAATGCCCTCTCAGGAAATATGAATATGGATGTCTTGATTCATATTGGTGTGTTACCACTTCTTCCTCTTATTGTCTGTGTACTTGCTTGCTTTG is from Podarcis raffonei isolate rPodRaf1 chromosome 3, rPodRaf1.pri, whole genome shotgun sequence and encodes:
- the LOC128410764 gene encoding sulfotransferase 6B1-like — translated: MTTHRKKFIALIDKAMADAETMAPEELVFSYKGLLYPSTVCSLETFKALESFEARSDDVFLAGYPKSGTNWVGQILTDLVLTSANNEETSNLNNEELEEFPYLEVGDPEKYQRMADLPSRRVIFTHLTPQNLPASVFKNKAKILLLIRNPKDVATSFYHFVNRLSPLPSYNTWDDFFTAFMNGQMVWGSYFDFVFEWNKHADDANVMAITYEELKENRPLGVKRISEFFDLQLTDDKIQGVVDRSSFKAMKENAGKTHGAFGDILFRKGGVSDWKNHFSEEHNQKMDATFEERLGGTELGRKLKYGVYCKA